The following proteins come from a genomic window of Galactobacillus timonensis:
- the uidA gene encoding beta-glucuronidase, with product MGVSELYPVVNSTRSFFALDGMWDFRFDPESIGKKEGWAVALPSPIPMPVPASFADFFTDAVDRDYCGDFWYAKDFFLNQYEEGKRIILRFGSVTHRCTVYVNGVEAGSHEGGFLPVVLDVTDLVKYGERNHIAVWANNELSETTLPCGTVKVRKDGRKIAKPYFDFFNYSGIHRSVHVLSIPKESILDFDTRYELKGDDAVVHYSIRTNGTNPVTVKLLDREGNQVAYSEGNEGSLFVANAHLWKVRNAYLYRLVMTIHGDAGIIDSYESRIGIRTVRIEGTQILINEEPVYLKGYGKHEDFDILGRGFSWAVAKRDFECMKWTNANCFRTSHYPYAEEWYQMADEEGFLIIDEVPAVGMMRSTHNFIAAGMGGYTSFFETPTVPQLLANHKAQVEEMIIRDKNHPSVITFSLFNEPETISEYAYNYFKEVFEWARTLDPQHRPLTGAFEKNSKPELCQVYPLVDIVCMNRYYGWYINGGASEMDEAEELFRDEMDRWAAKGLNKPFVFTEFGTDTLGSEHKLPSVMWTQEYQNEYYAMNFRVFDSYPFVQGELTWNFADFQTSEGVFRVNGNKKGVFTRQRQPKDAAFTLKKRWETK from the coding sequence ATGGGTGTTTCTGAGCTGTATCCAGTCGTTAATTCGACACGTAGTTTCTTTGCGCTGGACGGAATGTGGGATTTCCGTTTTGATCCTGAATCAATTGGGAAGAAGGAGGGATGGGCAGTTGCCCTTCCTTCCCCGATCCCGATGCCTGTGCCCGCAAGCTTTGCGGATTTTTTCACGGATGCGGTGGATCGTGATTATTGCGGCGACTTCTGGTACGCAAAGGATTTCTTCCTGAATCAATATGAGGAAGGTAAACGTATCATTCTGCGCTTTGGCAGTGTGACGCACCGGTGCACCGTCTATGTTAACGGTGTGGAAGCCGGCAGCCATGAAGGTGGATTTTTGCCCGTTGTTCTGGATGTGACGGATTTGGTGAAGTATGGCGAACGTAATCATATTGCGGTATGGGCGAACAATGAATTGTCCGAAACAACACTTCCCTGCGGTACGGTGAAAGTACGCAAGGATGGCCGTAAGATTGCGAAACCGTACTTTGATTTCTTTAACTATTCCGGTATCCACCGGAGTGTGCATGTACTCTCAATTCCGAAGGAATCGATCCTCGATTTTGATACGCGTTATGAGCTGAAAGGGGACGATGCCGTTGTCCACTATTCGATCCGGACCAACGGAACGAATCCGGTGACGGTGAAGCTGTTGGATCGTGAAGGGAACCAGGTGGCTTACTCGGAAGGAAATGAGGGCAGCTTATTTGTTGCCAATGCACATCTTTGGAAGGTGCGCAACGCCTATCTTTATCGTCTGGTGATGACCATCCATGGGGATGCAGGAATCATTGACAGCTATGAAAGCCGGATCGGGATCCGTACCGTAAGGATTGAAGGAACTCAGATTCTGATCAATGAGGAACCTGTCTATCTGAAGGGGTATGGGAAACATGAGGATTTTGACATCCTTGGCCGTGGCTTCAGCTGGGCGGTTGCGAAGCGTGACTTTGAATGTATGAAGTGGACGAACGCTAACTGTTTCCGAACCAGCCATTATCCGTATGCTGAAGAGTGGTATCAGATGGCTGACGAAGAGGGTTTTTTGATCATCGACGAAGTTCCCGCCGTAGGCATGATGCGCTCGACGCACAACTTTATTGCGGCAGGCATGGGCGGCTATACAAGCTTCTTTGAGACGCCGACGGTGCCTCAGCTGCTTGCCAACCATAAGGCACAGGTTGAAGAGATGATTATACGAGACAAGAATCATCCTTCGGTTATTACGTTCAGTCTGTTCAATGAACCGGAAACGATCAGTGAATATGCCTACAACTATTTTAAGGAAGTGTTTGAGTGGGCAAGGACTCTGGATCCGCAGCATCGCCCTTTGACGGGTGCGTTTGAAAAGAATTCGAAGCCGGAGCTTTGCCAGGTATATCCGCTGGTGGATATTGTTTGTATGAACCGCTATTACGGATGGTATATCAATGGCGGGGCATCGGAAATGGATGAAGCCGAAGAACTGTTCCGTGATGAGATGGACCGCTGGGCAGCCAAGGGGCTGAATAAACCATTTGTCTTTACGGAGTTTGGCACCGATACGCTGGGGAGTGAGCATAAGCTTCCAAGCGTCATGTGGACCCAGGAGTATCAGAACGAGTACTATGCGATGAACTTCCGGGTATTTGACAGCTATCCCTTTGTTCAGGGGGAATTGACGTGGAATTTCGCCGACTTCCAGACATCGGAAGGCGTTTTCCGTGTTAATGGAAATAAGAAAGGTGTCTTTACGCGTCAGCGTCAGCCAAAGGATGCGGCCTTCACTCTGAAAAAGAGATGGGAAACAAAGTGA
- a CDS encoding glycoside hydrolase family 1 protein: protein MAEFRKGFLWGGAVAANQLEGAWNVDGKGPSVPDMCTGGSFKEPRRITLSIEQKTYYPSHEAIDFYHHYKEDIALFAEMGFKVFRTSINWTRIFPTGEEDEPNEKGLQFYEDVFKECHKYNIEPLVTLSHYEMPYALVEKYNGWASRELIGLFEKYCHVVFERYKDLVKYWLTFNEINTGTLPMGTFLSLGTIQGFHGPVTRLPDDPQVRFQALHHQFVASAKVVSYAHANYPQFQLGNMICFITSYPLTCNPSDILANQAAMRRMNWYCSDVMVRGEYPSYAKALWEKEGIKINMEPGDLDILKEGTVDFYTLSYYMSTCVGLDPHAESTAGNMSMGLKNPYLKASDWGWQIDPQGLHWTLNEIYDRYGLPIMVVENGLGARDRLEDGTVHDTYRIDYLRQHIIEMGKAVEDGVDLLGYTPWGCIDLVSASTGEMAKRYGFIYVDKYDDGTGTLQRFRKDSFYWYKKVIASNGSDLSD from the coding sequence ATGGCTGAATTCAGAAAGGGTTTTCTTTGGGGAGGCGCAGTCGCGGCAAACCAGCTTGAAGGCGCATGGAATGTGGATGGGAAAGGACCTTCTGTTCCGGATATGTGCACCGGGGGCAGTTTTAAGGAGCCGCGGCGCATAACCTTATCGATTGAGCAGAAGACGTATTATCCTTCGCATGAGGCAATTGACTTTTATCATCACTACAAGGAAGATATTGCTCTGTTTGCCGAGATGGGCTTTAAGGTGTTTCGTACATCCATCAACTGGACACGTATTTTCCCAACAGGTGAAGAAGATGAGCCTAACGAGAAGGGACTGCAGTTCTATGAGGATGTATTTAAGGAGTGCCATAAGTACAACATTGAGCCGTTAGTGACACTGTCACACTATGAGATGCCCTATGCGCTTGTTGAAAAATACAATGGATGGGCATCCAGAGAACTGATTGGACTGTTTGAAAAGTATTGCCATGTTGTGTTTGAGCGGTACAAAGATCTGGTCAAGTACTGGCTGACATTCAATGAAATCAATACGGGTACGCTGCCGATGGGAACCTTTTTGTCTCTGGGGACGATTCAGGGATTCCATGGGCCGGTTACCCGGCTGCCGGATGATCCGCAGGTGCGGTTTCAGGCGCTTCATCATCAGTTTGTGGCTAGTGCGAAGGTTGTCAGCTATGCGCATGCGAACTATCCGCAGTTTCAGCTTGGCAATATGATTTGTTTTATCACTTCGTATCCGCTGACCTGCAACCCGTCAGATATTCTCGCTAACCAGGCGGCGATGCGGCGAATGAACTGGTACTGCTCCGATGTGATGGTGCGTGGAGAGTATCCTTCCTATGCAAAGGCATTATGGGAGAAGGAAGGCATCAAAATAAATATGGAGCCTGGTGATCTGGATATATTGAAGGAAGGCACGGTTGATTTCTATACGCTGTCCTACTATATGTCAACCTGTGTCGGCCTGGATCCGCATGCAGAATCCACAGCGGGAAATATGTCGATGGGATTAAAAAATCCGTACCTGAAGGCGAGCGACTGGGGGTGGCAGATTGATCCGCAGGGGCTGCACTGGACACTGAATGAGATTTATGATCGATATGGTCTGCCGATCATGGTTGTTGAAAACGGACTGGGGGCACGTGACAGGCTTGAGGATGGTACGGTTCATGATACATACCGGATTGACTATCTTCGCCAGCACATCATCGAAATGGGCAAAGCGGTTGAGGATGGTGTTGATCTGCTTGGCTATACGCCCTGGGGCTGCATTGATCTGGTATCGGCTTCAACCGGGGAGATGGCGAAGCGGTATGGCTTTATCTATGTCGATAAATACGATGATGGTACAGGGACGCTGCAGCGGTTTCGCAAGGATTCCTTCTACTGGTATAAGAAGGTCATTGCGTCCAACGGAAGTGATTTAAGTGATTGA
- a CDS encoding PTS sugar transporter subunit IIA, with protein sequence MGLFGNLFKKQPELEPVNVGDDAIVAIADGKLIDITTVPDPVFAQKMMGDGVAFKFDADSMTICAPANGNLTVLFPTGHAFGVTMKNGVELLVHIGINTVEANGDGFKVLNFKQGDEVKAGDPIVTVDFKKLGAKYDMSTMLIVTNANGQTITFRQPGDVKRGESVLA encoded by the coding sequence ATGGGACTGTTTGGAAATCTTTTTAAGAAGCAGCCGGAACTGGAACCGGTGAATGTTGGTGATGATGCAATTGTGGCAATCGCAGACGGGAAGCTGATCGATATTACGACGGTTCCGGATCCTGTCTTTGCCCAGAAGATGATGGGGGATGGCGTTGCCTTCAAATTTGATGCAGATTCGATGACGATCTGTGCACCTGCAAATGGCAATCTGACGGTACTGTTTCCGACAGGACATGCTTTTGGTGTGACGATGAAGAATGGTGTAGAGCTGCTGGTGCATATCGGTATCAATACGGTGGAAGCCAATGGCGACGGCTTCAAGGTTCTGAACTTTAAGCAGGGCGATGAAGTTAAGGCCGGTGATCCGATTGTGACGGTTGACTTCAAGAAGCTCGGGGCGAAGTACGATATGTCCACGATGCTGATTGTGACCAATGCCAACGGTCAGACAATCACATTCCGTCAGCCGGGCGATGTGAAGCGCGGCGAGTCGGTGCTTGCCTGA
- a CDS encoding histidinol-phosphatase HisJ family protein: protein MFADDHVHTTFSDDGKAEMEQQILQALQLGLSEICFTEHVDYGVKKDWSEGNIEWRVENGIREPLANVDYPAYFARIDEMREKYSDRIAIHAGLEFGVQTHTIGKYEDLLKRWKDSMDGALLSIHEIDDQEFWTQDFQSGKSQLEYNRAYYEAMKKVMEGFDGYSVLAHLDLIVRYDLAGVLPFEQVEDLVAEILKLAIRNGKGIELNTSSWRYGLSDTQPSRAILKLYHDLGGRILTIGSDAHSTVQLAAHLDDAHEILKSFGYSEFCTIEHWQPVFHRL from the coding sequence ATGTTTGCGGACGATCATGTACATACCACCTTCAGCGATGATGGAAAAGCGGAGATGGAACAGCAGATTCTTCAGGCACTTCAGCTTGGGCTGAGTGAGATCTGCTTCACGGAACATGTTGACTATGGCGTGAAGAAAGACTGGAGTGAGGGGAACATTGAATGGCGTGTGGAGAACGGTATCCGTGAGCCTCTTGCCAACGTGGATTATCCCGCCTATTTTGCCAGAATCGATGAGATGCGTGAAAAGTACAGTGATCGGATTGCGATTCATGCAGGTCTGGAATTCGGCGTACAGACGCATACGATTGGAAAATATGAAGATCTGCTGAAACGGTGGAAGGACTCGATGGACGGTGCTCTTTTGAGCATCCATGAAATCGATGATCAGGAGTTCTGGACCCAGGACTTTCAGAGCGGAAAGAGTCAGCTGGAATATAACCGCGCCTACTATGAAGCGATGAAAAAGGTCATGGAGGGTTTTGACGGTTATTCTGTTCTGGCGCATTTGGATTTGATTGTTCGCTATGATCTGGCCGGTGTTCTTCCGTTTGAGCAGGTCGAAGACCTGGTGGCAGAGATTCTGAAGCTTGCCATCAGGAATGGAAAGGGAATCGAGCTCAATACTTCTTCATGGCGCTATGGTCTGAGTGATACGCAGCCTTCCCGTGCCATTCTGAAGTTGTACCATGACCTTGGAGGAAGGATTCTGACAATCGGTTCGGATGCTCACTCGACGGTGCAGCTCGCTGCCCATCTTGATGATGCGCACGAAATCCTGAAGAGCTTTGGCTACAGCGAGTTCTGCACCATCGAACACTGGCAGCCCGTGTTCCACCGGCTGTAG
- the msrA gene encoding peptide-methionine (S)-S-oxide reductase MsrA produces the protein MIREVYLAGGCYWGTQKFLDNIQGVVHTEVGFANGNTPSPTYDQVKHSDTGYTETVHVQYDNAVISLKTLLELFFNIIDPTSLNRQGGDIGTNYRTGIYTVSEEDRAIARECLSTLQIRYTRPIVVECEPLQCFYTAHEAHQKYLDKNPGGYCHVSLGMIQKAKNWKPGEPTQL, from the coding sequence ATGATCAGAGAAGTATATCTTGCCGGGGGATGCTATTGGGGGACGCAGAAGTTTCTGGACAATATTCAGGGAGTTGTGCATACGGAAGTCGGCTTTGCGAATGGAAATACGCCATCGCCGACCTATGATCAGGTGAAACATTCGGATACGGGCTACACAGAAACCGTGCATGTGCAGTATGACAATGCGGTGATTTCTCTGAAGACGCTGCTGGAGCTGTTCTTCAACATCATTGACCCGACTTCGCTGAACAGGCAGGGTGGTGATATCGGAACAAACTATCGGACCGGCATCTATACCGTGAGTGAAGAAGACCGTGCCATCGCGCGCGAATGTCTGTCTACGCTGCAGATTCGTTATACGCGTCCCATCGTTGTGGAATGTGAGCCGCTGCAGTGTTTCTATACGGCTCATGAGGCACACCAGAAGTATCTGGATAAGAATCCGGGCGGCTATTGCCATGTGTCGCTGGGAATGATTCAAAAGGCGAAAAACTGGAAACCGGGAGAACCCACACAACTATAA
- a CDS encoding tartrate dehydrogenase, producing the protein MKQYTIAVIPGDGIGPEVINESLKVLNRISQLDGTFSFRFDTYPWGCEYYQKTGEMMPANGIDILRPYDAILLGAIGAPGVPDHISLRDLLLKIRHDFDEYVNLRPVKLLSGAPCPLKNAKPGDIDMVFIRENSEGEYSGQGAWLYPDSPQEVVIQDSVFSRKGTERIIRYAYEMARSQHKTLTSISKGNALNYSMVFWDQIFKEVGKEYPDVETHSLLVDAAAMFMVRNPSRFQIVVTSNLFGDILTDLGAAISGGMGLAAGANLNPERKYPSMFEPIHGSAPDIAGKGISNPLAAVWSAAQLLEFLGYPQWSARILNVIETMLVEKKGLTADLGGSASTVECGDMVVSLLG; encoded by the coding sequence ATGAAACAATACACAATTGCCGTGATCCCTGGAGATGGGATCGGCCCGGAAGTAATCAATGAAAGTTTAAAGGTGTTGAACCGTATTTCGCAGCTGGATGGTACATTCTCCTTCCGCTTCGATACGTATCCATGGGGATGCGAATACTATCAGAAGACGGGGGAGATGATGCCTGCCAACGGTATTGATATTCTGCGGCCGTATGATGCGATTCTGCTCGGCGCGATCGGCGCGCCGGGCGTCCCGGATCATATTTCGCTGCGGGATCTGCTGCTGAAGATCCGCCATGATTTTGACGAGTATGTCAACCTCAGGCCGGTGAAGCTGCTGAGCGGTGCACCGTGCCCGCTGAAGAACGCAAAGCCAGGCGATATCGATATGGTGTTCATCCGTGAAAACAGCGAAGGTGAGTACAGCGGCCAGGGAGCCTGGCTCTATCCGGATTCGCCCCAGGAAGTAGTGATTCAGGACAGCGTCTTTTCCCGCAAGGGAACGGAGCGTATCATTCGCTATGCCTATGAAATGGCACGCTCACAGCATAAGACGCTGACCAGCATTTCCAAGGGAAATGCGCTCAATTATTCCATGGTGTTCTGGGATCAGATCTTCAAGGAAGTCGGAAAGGAATATCCGGATGTGGAGACCCATTCATTGCTCGTGGATGCGGCGGCGATGTTCATGGTACGCAATCCGTCGCGCTTCCAGATTGTTGTGACGTCGAACCTGTTCGGTGACATTCTGACGGACCTTGGCGCAGCCATCTCTGGCGGTATGGGCCTTGCGGCAGGAGCAAATCTGAATCCGGAACGGAAGTACCCATCGATGTTTGAACCGATCCACGGGTCTGCACCGGATATTGCGGGGAAGGGAATTTCCAATCCACTGGCGGCTGTCTGGTCCGCGGCGCAGCTGCTGGAGTTCCTCGGCTATCCACAATGGAGTGCTCGGATTCTCAATGTGATCGAAACGATGCTCGTAGAGAAGAAGGGACTGACCGCAGATCTTGGCGGCAGTGCATCAACGGTCGAATGCGGTGATATGGTGGTATCGCTGCTTGGCTGA
- a CDS encoding Hsp70 family protein — MTVFFGFDLGDAESAVATIDPVSSSAPQIQELAGTKSIVTAYAYTKDGQLLIGEKACYAPDCVTRRDRFKSRFLTDPEAAKDVAAFASGVLADLKRSGTLKNTDEDAVFYIGCPAGWDRNVREEYRQIFAKCGYPPVRIVSESRAALVSACQSRHLQIGYDILHQPVLVIDIGSSTTDFAYINGGKEEELKTGGEVFLGGGIMDEILLEEALNSSPNRKRIQNAFEQSPAWSSYCDFAARRLKERYFSDEEYWADHECVQSVSIHWGMVPIKLTLRMNGETADHLLNKKVKRLNDRSFHEVFMESLRQAKESTSSQPPRLIFLTGGVSRMSVIRSWCREVFPEAVVICGMEPEFSVARGLAYCAKIDDELRQFKVDVDHLIASSAVETIVHDNIDTLYKSCVETMVDPILEQVVEPVTERWRNGEIERLSDIDSVLQKEVENYLHTDDARKRMAKPASAWLRKVSYQLEDLTMPICVRHHVPYAALSLNTYLSASDVTVRVPAQDLFAVKEITWLIDGTISILVGMLCGGAGTAVISSGPNGIVAGALLSMLVLALGKDQMQTAVLNAKIPKAVRKLIPLSYMHARMGTVSKQVKGQMLKMLEEEKNDEITDRLVRELSQQIEACLVHMAEVVEIPLG; from the coding sequence ATGACGGTATTTTTCGGCTTTGACCTGGGCGATGCGGAAAGTGCAGTTGCAACGATAGATCCGGTTTCCTCGTCAGCGCCGCAGATTCAGGAGCTTGCCGGCACCAAGAGCATCGTGACAGCGTATGCCTATACAAAGGACGGGCAGCTGCTGATTGGTGAAAAAGCATGTTATGCGCCCGACTGTGTGACGCGCCGGGACCGGTTTAAGAGCCGGTTTTTGACGGATCCGGAAGCCGCAAAGGATGTGGCGGCCTTTGCCTCGGGAGTATTAGCGGATCTCAAGCGCTCCGGAACCTTAAAAAACACGGATGAGGATGCGGTATTCTACATCGGCTGTCCGGCTGGCTGGGATCGGAATGTCCGGGAAGAATACCGGCAGATTTTTGCAAAGTGCGGCTATCCGCCGGTGCGGATCGTTTCGGAGTCACGGGCGGCCCTAGTCAGTGCCTGTCAGTCACGGCATCTGCAGATTGGCTACGATATTCTGCATCAGCCGGTGCTGGTCATCGATATCGGCTCTTCGACGACGGACTTTGCCTACATCAACGGCGGAAAGGAAGAGGAACTGAAGACGGGTGGCGAAGTCTTTCTGGGCGGCGGCATCATGGATGAAATTCTTCTCGAGGAGGCATTGAACAGTTCGCCGAACCGGAAGCGGATCCAGAATGCCTTCGAGCAAAGTCCGGCATGGTCCAGCTATTGCGACTTTGCGGCGCGGCGATTAAAGGAGCGGTACTTCTCGGATGAAGAATACTGGGCGGATCATGAATGTGTGCAGTCGGTCTCCATCCACTGGGGCATGGTTCCGATAAAACTGACGCTGCGCATGAATGGTGAAACTGCCGATCACCTGCTGAATAAAAAGGTGAAGCGCCTCAATGACCGCAGCTTTCATGAGGTGTTTATGGAAAGCCTGCGGCAGGCGAAGGAAAGTACATCGTCCCAGCCGCCGCGGCTGATCTTTCTGACCGGCGGCGTTTCGCGGATGAGTGTGATTCGCTCGTGGTGCCGTGAGGTGTTTCCAGAGGCGGTTGTTATCTGCGGCATGGAACCGGAATTCTCAGTTGCCAGGGGTCTTGCTTATTGTGCAAAAATTGATGATGAGCTGCGCCAGTTCAAGGTGGATGTGGACCATCTGATCGCTTCCAGTGCAGTTGAAACAATTGTTCATGACAATATTGATACGCTGTACAAAAGCTGCGTCGAAACAATGGTGGATCCGATTCTGGAGCAGGTGGTGGAACCGGTCACAGAGCGCTGGCGCAATGGTGAAATTGAGCGTCTGTCGGATATTGATTCTGTGCTGCAGAAGGAAGTTGAAAATTATCTACATACGGATGATGCCCGAAAGCGGATGGCAAAGCCTGCTTCAGCCTGGCTGCGGAAGGTATCATACCAGCTGGAAGATTTGACAATGCCGATCTGTGTGCGGCACCATGTACCTTATGCCGCCTTGTCACTCAATACGTATTTGTCCGCATCGGATGTGACGGTACGGGTGCCGGCCCAGGATTTGTTTGCGGTAAAAGAAATCACGTGGCTGATTGATGGGACGATTTCCATTCTGGTCGGCATGTTATGCGGCGGTGCGGGGACGGCAGTGATTTCTTCCGGACCTAACGGCATTGTTGCCGGAGCACTGTTATCGATGCTGGTGCTGGCCTTGGGCAAGGATCAGATGCAGACGGCCGTGCTGAATGCAAAAATTCCGAAGGCGGTGCGCAAACTGATTCCCCTCAGCTATATGCATGCACGGATGGGAACAGTGTCAAAGCAGGTAAAGGGACAGATGCTGAAGATGCTGGAAGAGGAAAAAAACGATGAGATAACCGATCGTTTAGTCCGCGAGCTTTCGCAGCAGATTGAGGCTTGCCTGGTTCATATGGCAGAAGTAGTTGAAATTCCGCTTGGCTGA
- a CDS encoding flavodoxin, with product MTDILVSYFSATGETKKDAESISKACGADLFAIEPAHAYSEADLDWMNTNSRSSKEEADPDFRPTMKGKVSNLDQYSTVFVGFPIWWYREPNIIRTFLESGDFSGKKLIVFATSGGSGLKDCAKHVQSFAPGAKVVEGRVVNSPMDAVKMAAELLRA from the coding sequence ATGACTGATATATTAGTTTCTTATTTTTCTGCAACCGGAGAAACAAAAAAGGATGCAGAATCGATTTCCAAAGCTTGTGGAGCCGATTTATTTGCGATTGAACCGGCGCATGCCTACAGTGAAGCAGATCTTGATTGGATGAATACCAACAGCCGTTCATCAAAGGAAGAAGCGGATCCTGATTTCAGGCCGACAATGAAGGGAAAGGTTTCGAATCTGGATCAGTATTCGACAGTGTTTGTCGGGTTCCCCATCTGGTGGTATCGGGAGCCGAACATTATTCGTACATTTCTGGAAAGCGGCGACTTCAGCGGCAAGAAGCTGATCGTCTTTGCGACATCCGGCGGATCGGGATTGAAAGACTGTGCGAAGCATGTTCAGTCCTTTGCTCCGGGCGCAAAAGTCGTTGAAGGAAGAGTCGTAAACAGCCCCATGGATGCCGTGAAGATGGCGGCGGAACTCCTGCGGGCATAA
- a CDS encoding SIR2 family NAD-dependent protein deacylase yields MILAKKTNTENGIEVLRNALQEADAVVIGAGAGLSTSAGFTYSGERFEKYFKDFEEKYGYHDMYSLGFYPYDSMEEFWGYWCRNIWVNRYMPIPSQVYQDLLELVKDKDYFVLTTNVDHCFQKSGFDKKRLFYTQGDYGLFQSSSPSGAAKTKTYDNYETIRKMILSEGYQIADDGELIIPENTALKMTIPSELVPVCLDDGNLMTTNLRCDDTFVQDDGWYAAQNRYHDFLRRHQGMKTLFLEAGVGGNTPGIVKYSFWKMTYEWPDATYACLNLGEAVTPKEIEKKSICINDDIGATLKKLKEKEE; encoded by the coding sequence ATGATTTTGGCAAAAAAGACGAATACGGAAAATGGAATTGAGGTGCTGCGCAATGCTCTTCAGGAAGCAGATGCCGTGGTGATCGGCGCCGGGGCAGGATTATCAACGTCTGCTGGCTTTACTTACTCAGGAGAGCGATTTGAAAAGTACTTTAAGGATTTCGAAGAGAAGTATGGCTATCACGACATGTATTCTCTTGGGTTTTATCCTTACGACTCCATGGAGGAGTTCTGGGGATACTGGTGCCGAAACATCTGGGTCAATCGGTACATGCCGATTCCCTCACAGGTCTATCAGGACCTTCTTGAGCTTGTGAAGGACAAGGATTACTTTGTTTTGACCACCAATGTAGATCATTGCTTTCAGAAGAGTGGATTCGATAAGAAACGGCTTTTCTATACGCAGGGGGACTACGGATTATTCCAAAGCAGTTCACCAAGCGGAGCAGCTAAGACCAAGACATATGACAACTATGAAACGATACGCAAGATGATCCTCTCAGAGGGGTATCAGATTGCGGATGACGGCGAGCTGATCATTCCGGAGAATACTGCACTCAAGATGACGATACCCTCTGAGCTTGTACCGGTGTGTCTGGATGATGGAAATCTGATGACCACCAATCTTCGCTGTGATGACACATTTGTACAGGATGATGGCTGGTATGCAGCACAGAACAGGTATCATGATTTCCTCAGAAGGCATCAGGGAATGAAAACATTGTTCCTTGAGGCAGGGGTCGGGGGCAATACGCCAGGCATAGTGAAATACAGTTTCTGGAAAATGACATATGAATGGCCGGATGCTACCTATGCATGTCTGAATCTCGGAGAGGCTGTTACACCCAAGGAGATCGAGAAAAAATCCATTTGTATCAATGATGATATTGGAGCAACTCTGAAGAAACTCAAAGAAAAGGAAGAGTAA